A genomic region of Caloenas nicobarica isolate bCalNic1 chromosome 9, bCalNic1.hap1, whole genome shotgun sequence contains the following coding sequences:
- the LRP3 gene encoding low-density lipoprotein receptor-related protein 3 isoform X2, which yields MEKAAAAELRQGALVPLTAICLAPCSGKLEQHTERRGVIYSPSWPLNYPPAVNCSWDIQGDRGDMITISFKNFDLEDSHKCAVDWLMIGPSSKREEYKVCGSSIPPSFISAREHVWIFFHSDASSSGQAQGFRLSYIRGKIGQAVCQSDEFRCANGKCIPSTWKCNYMDECGDNSDERNCTVPPTDPPSSICPSGMFQCSAAHSTKCLMNELRCNSVKDCSDGSDEDNCPDLSCGKRLGNFYGSFASPDLFRADHSRSDLRCTWYVDTQDNRHVLLQLDLQLGYNDYVKVYDGIGERGDKLMQTFSYHNNRHSVSVESSKGQLTVSYHARSKSTGHGFNATYQVKGYCLPWEHPCGSDEECFTDKQHCDGWWHCPNGKDEENCPACQKNEYPCEGNSGLCYSILDRCNNQKNCPDGSDEKNCFTCQPGNFHCGTNLCIFETWRCDGQEDCQDGSDEHNCLVIVPRKVITAALIGSLVCGLLLVIALGCAFKLYSLRTREYRAFETQMTRLEAEFVRREAPPSYGQLIAQGLIPPVEDFPVYNASQASVLQNIRTAMRRQMRRHSSRRSSSRRRLGRLWNRLFHRPRVRGQIPLLTPARTSQTTLGDGIINRADGTTRSPPPSPEGPSLEADSHGQARGLQEPGCSSLQPETEITEPSPSNVLLNTCTAAHAEPEAGHTDKPLGAETSGSEPKQSSNVDSGKTFRDPLSESATETIHGGSVPRRTVPEGGSLSRSHLLSEEPSRLPLKKWESAYPGSPVNVHIQVDGQNRCCPNSYREEPLGAHAACCHSVEVPMLESSTPLSEISTSDDESLLVC from the exons CTCCTTGCAGTGGAAAACTGGAACAGCACACAGAGAGACGGGGGGTCATCTATAGTCCTTCTTGGCCACTGAACTACCCTCCAGCTGTAAACTGCAGCTGGGACATTCAAGGAGATCGTGGAGACATGATAACAATTAG TTTTAAGAACTTTGATTTGGAAGACTCTCACAAGTGTGCAGTAGACTGGTTGATGATTGGCCCGTCTTCCAAGAGGGAAGAGTACAAAGTGTGTGGATCTTCCATACCTCCATCTTTCATCTCTGCAAGGGAGCACGTTTGGATATTTTTTCACTCAGATGCATCAAGCTCAGGACAGGCTCAGGGATTTCGCCTTTCTTATATTAGAG GAAAGATAGGTCAGGCCGTATGCCAATCAGATGAATTCCGTTGTGCAAATGGCAAGTGTATTCCCAGTACTTGGAAGTGTAATTACATGGATGAGTGTGGTGATAACTCAGATGAGAGAAACTGCACTGTCCCTCCAACAGACCCTCCATCCAGTATCTGTCCCTCGGGAATGTTCCAGTGCAGCGCAGCCCACTCCACCAAGTGCTTGATGAACGAGCTGAGATGTAATTCAGTTAAAGACTGCAGTGATGGTTCGGATGAAGATAATTGCCCTGATCTTTCCTGTGGCAAAAGGCTGGGTAATTTTTATGGATCTTTTGCTTCCCCAGACTTGTTCCGTGCTGATCACAGCAGATCAGACCTTCGTTGCACATGGTATGTGGACACCCAAGATAATCGACATGTTCTGTTGCAGCTTGATTTGCAGTTAGGCTACAACGACTACGTAAAGGTGTATGATGGCATCGGAGAGAGAGGTGATAAATTAATGCAAACATTTTCGTACCACAACAATAGGCATTCGGTGAGCGTGGAGTCATCAAAGGGCCAGCTCACTGTCTCATATCATGCACGCTCCAAGAGCACTGGCCATGGGTTCAATGCAACCTACCAGGTGAAAGGCTATTGCCTTCCTTGGGAACATCCTTGTGGAAGCGATGAGGAGTGTTTCACAGATAAGCAGCATTGTGATGGCTGGTGGCACTGTCCAAATGGCAAGGACGAGGAGAACTGTCCTGCTTGCCAGAAGAACGAATACCCATGTGAAGGAAACAGTGGGCTTTGTTACTCAATACTTGACCGCTGTAATAACCAAAAGAACTGCCCAGATGGCTCGGATGAAAAAAACTGCTTCACTTGCCAGCCAGGAAACTTCCATTGTGGTACAAATCTGTGCATCTTTGAGACTTGGCGCTGTGACGGCCAAGAAGACTGCCAGGATGGAAGCGATGAACACAACTGCCTGGTGATCGTTCCCAGGAAGGTCATCACAGCTGCTCTGATCGGGAGTCTCGTGTGTGGCTTGCTGCTGGTGATAGCGCTGGGTTGTGCATTTAAGTTATATTCTCTGAGGACCAGGGAATACAG AGCATTTGAGACCCAGATGACACGGCTCGAGGCAGAGTTTGTGCGGCGGGAAGCTCCACCATCCTACGGGCAGCTGATTGCACAAGGACTTATCCCCCCGGTTGAAGACTTCCCTGTGTACAATGCATCACAA GCTTCTGTGCTGCAGAACATTCGAACAGCCATGAGGAGGCAGATGAGACGACATTCATCAAGACGGAGCTCGTCTCGGCGGCGCTTGGGCAGGCTCTGGAACAGACTCTTCCACAGACCTCGGGTGAGAGGACAGATCCCGCTCCTGACACCCGCCCGCACTTCACAGACTACGCTGGGTGATGGAATCATCAACCGCGCTGATGGGACTACTCGGAGTCCTCCACCTTCTCCTGAAGGACCTAGTTTAGAGGCAGATTCCCATGGCCAAGCCAGGGGCCTACAAGAACCTGGGTGTAGCAGCTTGCAGCCAGAGACTGAAATCACAGAGCCATCACCTTCAAATGTCTTACTGAATACTTGCACAGCTGCACATGCAGAGCCCGAGGCTGGACACACTGATAAACCTTTAGGTGCTGAGACCTCTGGCAGTGAGCCTAAGCAGTCCAGTAACGTGGATTCAGGAAAGACTTTCAGAGATCCTTTGTCTGAAAGTGCTACAGAAACAATCCATGGAGGGTCAGTACCCAGGAGAACTGTCCCAGAGGGCGGTAGTTTAAGTAGAAGTCATCTGCTGAGTGAAGAGCCAAGTAGGTTACCCTTAAAAAAATGGGAGTCTGCTTATCCAGGCAGCCCTGTGAATGTTCATATCCAAGTGGATGGACAAAACCGATGTTGCCCTAACTCATACCGGGAGGAGCCTTTGGGTGCTCATGCGGCTTGTTGCCATTCTGTGGAAGTGCCAATGTTAGAGTCCTCTACTCCCCTCTCTGAAATCAGTACCAGTGATGATGAATCTTTACTTGTTTGCTAA
- the LRP3 gene encoding low-density lipoprotein receptor-related protein 3 isoform X3 — protein MITISFKNFDLEDSHKCAVDWLMIGPSSKREEYKVCGSSIPPSFISAREHVWIFFHSDASSSGQAQGFRLSYIRGKIGQAVCQSDEFRCANGKCIPSTWKCNYMDECGDNSDERNCTVPPTDPPSSICPSGMFQCSAAHSTKCLMNELRCNSVKDCSDGSDEDNCPDLSCGKRLGNFYGSFASPDLFRADHSRSDLRCTWYVDTQDNRHVLLQLDLQLGYNDYVKVYDGIGERGDKLMQTFSYHNNRHSVSVESSKGQLTVSYHARSKSTGHGFNATYQVKGYCLPWEHPCGSDEECFTDKQHCDGWWHCPNGKDEENCPACQKNEYPCEGNSGLCYSILDRCNNQKNCPDGSDEKNCFTCQPGNFHCGTNLCIFETWRCDGQEDCQDGSDEHNCLVIVPRKVITAALIGSLVCGLLLVIALGCAFKLYSLRTREYRAFETQMTRLEAEFVRREAPPSYGQLIAQGLIPPVEDFPVYNASQASVLQNIRTAMRRQMRRHSSRRSSSRRRLGRLWNRLFHRPRVRGQIPLLTPARTSQTTLGDGIINRADGTTRSPPPSPEGPSLEADSHGQARGLQEPGCSSLQPETEITEPSPSNVLLNTCTAAHAEPEAGHTDKPLGAETSGSEPKQSSNVDSGKTFRDPLSESATETIHGGSVPRRTVPEGGSLSRSHLLSEEPSRLPLKKWESAYPGSPVNVHIQVDGQNRCCPNSYREEPLGAHAACCHSVEVPMLESSTPLSEISTSDDESLLVC, from the exons ATGATAACAATTAG TTTTAAGAACTTTGATTTGGAAGACTCTCACAAGTGTGCAGTAGACTGGTTGATGATTGGCCCGTCTTCCAAGAGGGAAGAGTACAAAGTGTGTGGATCTTCCATACCTCCATCTTTCATCTCTGCAAGGGAGCACGTTTGGATATTTTTTCACTCAGATGCATCAAGCTCAGGACAGGCTCAGGGATTTCGCCTTTCTTATATTAGAG GAAAGATAGGTCAGGCCGTATGCCAATCAGATGAATTCCGTTGTGCAAATGGCAAGTGTATTCCCAGTACTTGGAAGTGTAATTACATGGATGAGTGTGGTGATAACTCAGATGAGAGAAACTGCACTGTCCCTCCAACAGACCCTCCATCCAGTATCTGTCCCTCGGGAATGTTCCAGTGCAGCGCAGCCCACTCCACCAAGTGCTTGATGAACGAGCTGAGATGTAATTCAGTTAAAGACTGCAGTGATGGTTCGGATGAAGATAATTGCCCTGATCTTTCCTGTGGCAAAAGGCTGGGTAATTTTTATGGATCTTTTGCTTCCCCAGACTTGTTCCGTGCTGATCACAGCAGATCAGACCTTCGTTGCACATGGTATGTGGACACCCAAGATAATCGACATGTTCTGTTGCAGCTTGATTTGCAGTTAGGCTACAACGACTACGTAAAGGTGTATGATGGCATCGGAGAGAGAGGTGATAAATTAATGCAAACATTTTCGTACCACAACAATAGGCATTCGGTGAGCGTGGAGTCATCAAAGGGCCAGCTCACTGTCTCATATCATGCACGCTCCAAGAGCACTGGCCATGGGTTCAATGCAACCTACCAGGTGAAAGGCTATTGCCTTCCTTGGGAACATCCTTGTGGAAGCGATGAGGAGTGTTTCACAGATAAGCAGCATTGTGATGGCTGGTGGCACTGTCCAAATGGCAAGGACGAGGAGAACTGTCCTGCTTGCCAGAAGAACGAATACCCATGTGAAGGAAACAGTGGGCTTTGTTACTCAATACTTGACCGCTGTAATAACCAAAAGAACTGCCCAGATGGCTCGGATGAAAAAAACTGCTTCACTTGCCAGCCAGGAAACTTCCATTGTGGTACAAATCTGTGCATCTTTGAGACTTGGCGCTGTGACGGCCAAGAAGACTGCCAGGATGGAAGCGATGAACACAACTGCCTGGTGATCGTTCCCAGGAAGGTCATCACAGCTGCTCTGATCGGGAGTCTCGTGTGTGGCTTGCTGCTGGTGATAGCGCTGGGTTGTGCATTTAAGTTATATTCTCTGAGGACCAGGGAATACAG AGCATTTGAGACCCAGATGACACGGCTCGAGGCAGAGTTTGTGCGGCGGGAAGCTCCACCATCCTACGGGCAGCTGATTGCACAAGGACTTATCCCCCCGGTTGAAGACTTCCCTGTGTACAATGCATCACAA GCTTCTGTGCTGCAGAACATTCGAACAGCCATGAGGAGGCAGATGAGACGACATTCATCAAGACGGAGCTCGTCTCGGCGGCGCTTGGGCAGGCTCTGGAACAGACTCTTCCACAGACCTCGGGTGAGAGGACAGATCCCGCTCCTGACACCCGCCCGCACTTCACAGACTACGCTGGGTGATGGAATCATCAACCGCGCTGATGGGACTACTCGGAGTCCTCCACCTTCTCCTGAAGGACCTAGTTTAGAGGCAGATTCCCATGGCCAAGCCAGGGGCCTACAAGAACCTGGGTGTAGCAGCTTGCAGCCAGAGACTGAAATCACAGAGCCATCACCTTCAAATGTCTTACTGAATACTTGCACAGCTGCACATGCAGAGCCCGAGGCTGGACACACTGATAAACCTTTAGGTGCTGAGACCTCTGGCAGTGAGCCTAAGCAGTCCAGTAACGTGGATTCAGGAAAGACTTTCAGAGATCCTTTGTCTGAAAGTGCTACAGAAACAATCCATGGAGGGTCAGTACCCAGGAGAACTGTCCCAGAGGGCGGTAGTTTAAGTAGAAGTCATCTGCTGAGTGAAGAGCCAAGTAGGTTACCCTTAAAAAAATGGGAGTCTGCTTATCCAGGCAGCCCTGTGAATGTTCATATCCAAGTGGATGGACAAAACCGATGTTGCCCTAACTCATACCGGGAGGAGCCTTTGGGTGCTCATGCGGCTTGTTGCCATTCTGTGGAAGTGCCAATGTTAGAGTCCTCTACTCCCCTCTCTGAAATCAGTACCAGTGATGATGAATCTTTACTTGTTTGCTAA
- the LRP3 gene encoding low-density lipoprotein receptor-related protein 3 isoform X1, producing the protein MEKAAAAELRQGALVPLTAICLVNLFLTGKTESAVTSLAPCSGKLEQHTERRGVIYSPSWPLNYPPAVNCSWDIQGDRGDMITISFKNFDLEDSHKCAVDWLMIGPSSKREEYKVCGSSIPPSFISAREHVWIFFHSDASSSGQAQGFRLSYIRGKIGQAVCQSDEFRCANGKCIPSTWKCNYMDECGDNSDERNCTVPPTDPPSSICPSGMFQCSAAHSTKCLMNELRCNSVKDCSDGSDEDNCPDLSCGKRLGNFYGSFASPDLFRADHSRSDLRCTWYVDTQDNRHVLLQLDLQLGYNDYVKVYDGIGERGDKLMQTFSYHNNRHSVSVESSKGQLTVSYHARSKSTGHGFNATYQVKGYCLPWEHPCGSDEECFTDKQHCDGWWHCPNGKDEENCPACQKNEYPCEGNSGLCYSILDRCNNQKNCPDGSDEKNCFTCQPGNFHCGTNLCIFETWRCDGQEDCQDGSDEHNCLVIVPRKVITAALIGSLVCGLLLVIALGCAFKLYSLRTREYRAFETQMTRLEAEFVRREAPPSYGQLIAQGLIPPVEDFPVYNASQASVLQNIRTAMRRQMRRHSSRRSSSRRRLGRLWNRLFHRPRVRGQIPLLTPARTSQTTLGDGIINRADGTTRSPPPSPEGPSLEADSHGQARGLQEPGCSSLQPETEITEPSPSNVLLNTCTAAHAEPEAGHTDKPLGAETSGSEPKQSSNVDSGKTFRDPLSESATETIHGGSVPRRTVPEGGSLSRSHLLSEEPSRLPLKKWESAYPGSPVNVHIQVDGQNRCCPNSYREEPLGAHAACCHSVEVPMLESSTPLSEISTSDDESLLVC; encoded by the exons TGAACCTCTTCCTGACCGGTAAAACAGAAAGTGCTGTTACCTCATTAG CTCCTTGCAGTGGAAAACTGGAACAGCACACAGAGAGACGGGGGGTCATCTATAGTCCTTCTTGGCCACTGAACTACCCTCCAGCTGTAAACTGCAGCTGGGACATTCAAGGAGATCGTGGAGACATGATAACAATTAG TTTTAAGAACTTTGATTTGGAAGACTCTCACAAGTGTGCAGTAGACTGGTTGATGATTGGCCCGTCTTCCAAGAGGGAAGAGTACAAAGTGTGTGGATCTTCCATACCTCCATCTTTCATCTCTGCAAGGGAGCACGTTTGGATATTTTTTCACTCAGATGCATCAAGCTCAGGACAGGCTCAGGGATTTCGCCTTTCTTATATTAGAG GAAAGATAGGTCAGGCCGTATGCCAATCAGATGAATTCCGTTGTGCAAATGGCAAGTGTATTCCCAGTACTTGGAAGTGTAATTACATGGATGAGTGTGGTGATAACTCAGATGAGAGAAACTGCACTGTCCCTCCAACAGACCCTCCATCCAGTATCTGTCCCTCGGGAATGTTCCAGTGCAGCGCAGCCCACTCCACCAAGTGCTTGATGAACGAGCTGAGATGTAATTCAGTTAAAGACTGCAGTGATGGTTCGGATGAAGATAATTGCCCTGATCTTTCCTGTGGCAAAAGGCTGGGTAATTTTTATGGATCTTTTGCTTCCCCAGACTTGTTCCGTGCTGATCACAGCAGATCAGACCTTCGTTGCACATGGTATGTGGACACCCAAGATAATCGACATGTTCTGTTGCAGCTTGATTTGCAGTTAGGCTACAACGACTACGTAAAGGTGTATGATGGCATCGGAGAGAGAGGTGATAAATTAATGCAAACATTTTCGTACCACAACAATAGGCATTCGGTGAGCGTGGAGTCATCAAAGGGCCAGCTCACTGTCTCATATCATGCACGCTCCAAGAGCACTGGCCATGGGTTCAATGCAACCTACCAGGTGAAAGGCTATTGCCTTCCTTGGGAACATCCTTGTGGAAGCGATGAGGAGTGTTTCACAGATAAGCAGCATTGTGATGGCTGGTGGCACTGTCCAAATGGCAAGGACGAGGAGAACTGTCCTGCTTGCCAGAAGAACGAATACCCATGTGAAGGAAACAGTGGGCTTTGTTACTCAATACTTGACCGCTGTAATAACCAAAAGAACTGCCCAGATGGCTCGGATGAAAAAAACTGCTTCACTTGCCAGCCAGGAAACTTCCATTGTGGTACAAATCTGTGCATCTTTGAGACTTGGCGCTGTGACGGCCAAGAAGACTGCCAGGATGGAAGCGATGAACACAACTGCCTGGTGATCGTTCCCAGGAAGGTCATCACAGCTGCTCTGATCGGGAGTCTCGTGTGTGGCTTGCTGCTGGTGATAGCGCTGGGTTGTGCATTTAAGTTATATTCTCTGAGGACCAGGGAATACAG AGCATTTGAGACCCAGATGACACGGCTCGAGGCAGAGTTTGTGCGGCGGGAAGCTCCACCATCCTACGGGCAGCTGATTGCACAAGGACTTATCCCCCCGGTTGAAGACTTCCCTGTGTACAATGCATCACAA GCTTCTGTGCTGCAGAACATTCGAACAGCCATGAGGAGGCAGATGAGACGACATTCATCAAGACGGAGCTCGTCTCGGCGGCGCTTGGGCAGGCTCTGGAACAGACTCTTCCACAGACCTCGGGTGAGAGGACAGATCCCGCTCCTGACACCCGCCCGCACTTCACAGACTACGCTGGGTGATGGAATCATCAACCGCGCTGATGGGACTACTCGGAGTCCTCCACCTTCTCCTGAAGGACCTAGTTTAGAGGCAGATTCCCATGGCCAAGCCAGGGGCCTACAAGAACCTGGGTGTAGCAGCTTGCAGCCAGAGACTGAAATCACAGAGCCATCACCTTCAAATGTCTTACTGAATACTTGCACAGCTGCACATGCAGAGCCCGAGGCTGGACACACTGATAAACCTTTAGGTGCTGAGACCTCTGGCAGTGAGCCTAAGCAGTCCAGTAACGTGGATTCAGGAAAGACTTTCAGAGATCCTTTGTCTGAAAGTGCTACAGAAACAATCCATGGAGGGTCAGTACCCAGGAGAACTGTCCCAGAGGGCGGTAGTTTAAGTAGAAGTCATCTGCTGAGTGAAGAGCCAAGTAGGTTACCCTTAAAAAAATGGGAGTCTGCTTATCCAGGCAGCCCTGTGAATGTTCATATCCAAGTGGATGGACAAAACCGATGTTGCCCTAACTCATACCGGGAGGAGCCTTTGGGTGCTCATGCGGCTTGTTGCCATTCTGTGGAAGTGCCAATGTTAGAGTCCTCTACTCCCCTCTCTGAAATCAGTACCAGTGATGATGAATCTTTACTTGTTTGCTAA